The genomic interval GTCGGCGATCACATCGCCGGTCACGCCGATCGTCGCCGCCGTCCACGGCGTGCCGGATGCAAACTGCGGAAAGACGCCCGCCGTGTGATCGACGAAGTACGTATCATAGCCGGACTGTTTGATCTGCTCCGGCGTCATGCTGCGCGTGAGCTGGTAGACGATCGTTCCGACCATCTCGAGATGACCAAGTTCCTCCGTGCCGATGTCCGTCAGGATCGCCGACAGCTCCGGATACGGCATGGCATAGCGCTGACTGAGATAGCGCAGGGACGCGCCGAGCTCGCCGTCCGGTCCGCCGTACTGCGAGCAGATGAACTTCGCCAGCGCGGGGTTGGCGTTGCGGATGCGCACCGGGTATTCGAGTTTCTTTTCATAGACAAACATCGCTTACTTCTCCTCCCCTTCCGGCTGCCACGGCCACGGTGCGTTGAGCCAGTCATAGACGTCTGCGCACGCGAGATCCGACACCGTGACCGGCCCGCACTGCTCCGTGTAGCGCTTGTGCCCTTCGGCACGCATACGGATGCATTTTTGCAGCGTCTCGAACGCCTCGCGGTCATCCGGATGCGTGTCGAGGTAGAGATTCAGCTCGCGGATGACGAAGTCCAGCGCCATCAGCTCGCACAGCGGCGTGCTGAGGTCGCCGGGTTTGTTGACCATGTTCATAAACGGCAGGTCCAGTCCCGGAAACAGCGTACCGCGCGCCAGTGCCATGCGCCGATCATACGCGGGTTCGCTGGACTGCTGCATGGGCGTCTGCGCCAGCGCCAGCGGCGCGCATTCCGGCAGCGGGCCCTGCTTGAAATTGCATTTGTCCACAGTCGTTCCTCCTTTTCAAATCGGGCACTCGGCCCGCATTATCCTATGCAGGCCCGGTTCGGCCGGTGCGGAACGCGACGAAAAAAGGCGGCGCCGTACGGCGCCGCCTTTGCGGAACGGAGCTTTATTTCGTTTTTGGCATCGCCATGCCCGTCTTTTTGAGCGTGGTGCGCAAAAAGAACAGCGAGAGGATCAGCGAGGCGACCTCCGCGATCGGGAATGCGAACCAGACGCTGCGCAGCACGCCGCTCAGCGACAGCAGATACGCCGCCGGGATGAGCACCACGATCTGACGCGCGATGGAGATGAACATACTGTAGACGCTGTAGCCAAATGCCTGGCACGAGGAACCGGCCACGATGCTGATACCGGCAAATATGAACGCCAGACTCATGATGCGCAGCGCGGGCGCGCCGATCTCCAGCATGGCGTCCGAGGCGTCAAACATCAGCAGCAGCTCTTTCGGAATGAGCTGGAATACGAGCAGACCGATCACCATGATCGCGACGGCGTAGACCATGCCGAGGCGGATCGTCTTATGGATACGCTCCGGCTTCTGCGCGCCATAGTTATAGGCAATGATCGGCACCATGCCGTTATTCAAACCGAACACCGGCATGAACACAAAGCTCTGGAGCTTGAAATAGACGCCGAACACCGCGACTGCCGTGGACGAAAACGTGATGAGGATCAGGTTCATGACGAAGCACGTCAGCGATGAGATGCAGCTCATGATGATCGACGGGATGCTGATGGCCGTGATCTCGCCCATGAGCTTGCCGCTCGGGCGGATGTGCCGCAGGCGCAGGTGGATCTCCGGATTCTTGCAATGATTGAGGATGACCGCCACGACCGCGCCCAGGCACTGGCCGATCACCGTCGCCCAGGCCGCGCCGGCAATGCCCATCTTCGGGAAACCGAGCAGGCCGAAGATGAGGATCGGGTCGAGGATGATATTCGTGATCGCACCGACCAGCTGCGTGATCATGGAATAGATCGTGCGGCCGGTCGCCTGCAGAAAGCGCTCGAAGGTGATCTCGATGAAAACGCCGAACGAGCACAGCACGCAGATATTGAGATATGTGATGCCGTACTCGACAATGGACTCAATGTCCGTCTGTGCGCGCATATAGGCACGAATGCCGACCAGGCCGGCGACGAGCACGAGCAAATAGCTCAGCAGCGCCAGCAGCAGGCCGTTGACCGCGACCTGATTGACGCGCTCGGCGTTTTTCTGCCCCAGCGCGCGCGACAGCAGCGCGTTGATGCCGACACCGAAGCCGACAGCGATGGAAATGATGATGTTCTGCAGCGGGAACGCCATGGACACCGCCGTGAGCGCATCCTCGCAGATGCGCGAGACAAAGATACTGTCCACGATGTTGTACAGCGCCTGCACGAGCATGGAGATCATCATCGGGACTGCCATGGACAGCAGGAGCTTATTTTCGGGCATTGTGCCCATTTTGTTTTCACGAAGGGTTTCTTCCGGCATATCGTCACTCCTAAATGTATCAGCAAACAATGTAAAACGCCACGAGTGCCTATTATAGGTTGCCCGCAGCAGGATGTCAAGGTATGTTGCATTTTTCACTTGAAAACGACACTTGGCCGTGCTATAATAATTGCACCTGTGGGATTAGTTCATTGGTAGAACACCTGCTTCCCAAGCAGGATAGGCGGGTTCGATTCCCGTATCCCGCTCCAAATCAGAAAGCCCCGGAATTCCATGAATTCCGGGGCTTTTCTTTGTATATCAATGCTTTGCGGTGCTTTTGCTTCGCTAAATTCTTTAACGCCATGTTGCTATTTCTCGAAGTCTGTTAGCACTTTTTCAGCGCAAAATGCTAACTAAAATGCTAACGCGGAAACCTAAAAAACAGCGCATCAAAGCAACAAATCGCCACTGAACGTAATGATCCAGTGGCGATGCTTCTACACTATTTAAATATTCAACTCAGCGCGCAACGCTTTTTGCAGAACCGCAGAGAAGTTGATTTCTTCGCGCTCTGCCATTGTATTCAGCCACGAAGGAATCGTCAGCGTTTTCTTTACAGCCTTCTTATCATAGAATTTTCGATAATCCATCGTGTCGCAGTCGATCAAGCTGCAGAACTGGTTTTCACCGCACTGCACTGCCGAGATATCCGAAGCTGCCGGAGTCTGTTCTTTTCGCTCTTCCATATCATAGAGCATCAGGCACAGCGCATCCTGCGCCGCTTCAATAGCCTCTGCCAATGTCGTTCCGGATGTAACGCACCCTTCCACGTCTGGGAAATACACACTGTATCCGCAATCTTCTTTTTCAAAGATTGCCGGATAAACATACTTAGTAGTCATAGTCTCTCCTTTTTCATTTACGCTCTTACATTATGTATCTTAGTCGTAGTGCAGGGGCTTTATTCAAGCCCCGCACTCTTCAAAATTGATTTCAATGTACCAGTCGGCACATCCTCTGTTTTGTGGCGTCCAACTGTGAACCGTTTCCCGGTTGCGGGGTTGCACCACACCGTATGTCCGCGCCCCTCTCTTGCAACAACACACCCGGATTTTTGCAAGAGCTTTATGAGTTCACTGTACTTCATGAGGCCCTCCAATCGCTTAGGATGGTTATATTATAGCACGTGTAAACACGTATGTCAACAATATTTCGCACGTATTTGTACGTATAGCAAAAATTCCCGGAAGGCCGAAGCCCTCCGGGAATGGTTAATTGAATGAATCCATGCATTATAGTTTATTTTTTATTGCTATCATCAGTATTAATCTCATTGTGCTTTTTTTCACCGCACTTGTCTTCAATGAAAAAGAGAAGCATTATGCAAGCAATAGCCATAATTATTGCGATGATCAACATACTAAGAACCGACACATCAGTAAAATCATATCCCGCACTATTAGCAAATATCTTCAGAAGCGCCGAAGCTACTATCTCTACCGTCGATCTAATCATTGAAAGAACTGTAATTAAGAGCAGCATAACCACTACTAAGGTATTCAGTTTTCCGGCGGACGTCTTAAACTCCAAAAAAAACGCATTACTTAACACACTAATCAGGCTAGATAAAACTTCACTGTCCTTGTTTCTCTTTCCGTCCCTATTTTTCTTCTCCTTTTTCATCAGTCTCTCTCCCTCTATCTTTTATCGCCACAATTGCGGTAAACAGCAATCCAGTGCTACCTAAAGTTAACGAAATTAAATACCACGGATTTATAATGACCGTCCTAAGGCACACACTTAAGATGAGAGTAGTGAGAGAAGAAACGGAAAGTATTAACAGAATCAAAATAGTAATGACAATCTCTTTGGGTAACGTAATCAACATTTTATCATCTCGCTTTGCTGCGGATTGATTGCTGCCCTCTTTGCTTTCATTATACGGTAAAACACTTGAAATATTTGTCGTTTCTTTCGCTGCACATTTCCACTCTGCGTAGTTTGAATGAGACCAATCATACTCAATAGCATTTTTAGTTGCTTCAGGATCTCGTGCTCCGCGCACCGCATCTGAATATATGATTCTAAGTAACTGCTTAACCCCGCAGCCATCGTCTTCCGAAAGCACTTGATCAATCATACTGGATTGCTCATTGAGCCACTTTTTTTCATTAAAATCAGCTACTTGCCCTTGCAAGCGTGTTCTCTGCTCATACGCTTTCGACCATACATTAGGTTCGCCGACTTGCGCTCTCATCATCTACTCCTTCATCCGGATTTTCCTCTGCAGCTATTCCATTCCCGTTTTTGTACTTTTTTTCGTAATCAATCATCTCTCTCAAAAAGCCTAAAGCAAAGCGCTTCATGCTTTCAGCAGGAATAGATACATTAGAACAAACAACAACTTTATCAGTATTTTCGGTTTCCTGGATCTTAGCAAATTGAATATTCATTTCTTTTTCTGACGCATTAAACAGGAAGAGCTGACAATCTATTGGGCTTTCCGCTTCAGCTAAAATTTCAAGTTCAAAATTTTTTCCGGTTTCCAAATGTTATCACTCCTCGGAAAAACGCAAGGCACACATATTGGCAATTTCATTATTCGTAAAAGCCGCTAAAATGCGTACATCCCGTTGCAATTCTTATCATTTCTGGCAATATTTTATCACATTTGATCGGTTTGTCAATCAGGCTCTTTGCCATTTCATTATGTCATATCCGCAAAAGCCGCCGAAGTTGAATCATCCCGGCAGTCTTGATATACATATTATGTATAAGCAAAAAACCCGGAAGGCCGAAGCCCTCCGGGAATTGCTTTGTCTTTATAATTATTTATTTATCCGTCAGCTGCTTGACGCTCTGGTTAAGCCCCGTCGCCGCCCAGCCGGACACGATGCCGACGGCGGCAGCGTTGAGCCAGTCGTGCGCGGGATAGTCCGGCACGCCCATCGCCCATGCGACGACGCCGAGGATCAGGCCGGTCGCGCCGCAGATGATTGGGATCCACTTATCTGCGGCCTCGGTCGCCTTGACGGCCATGCCCACAAGGTAAGTGATGGCGGTGATCGCCGCCACAGATGCAATACCAAGTTCCATAATGATGTCCTCCTCTTAATTTTTGTGCTCCAGATCATCGATCCGGTGATTGGCCACCTTGATGCGCTCGCCGAGGAGCTCGGTGCACTCCTCCAGCTTATATGTACGCGCGATGACCTGATTGTGCTTGTCCACCTTGCGCTCGAGCTGCTCAATGCGATACGCCTGCAGCTCGTCGCGCTTGTCCAGCTCCGCGATCAGCTTGTTGTGCTGCGCGCGGCTGTTGATGAGGCCGACCACAATGGCGGCCGCTGCGCTGACCAGCGCGGCAATGATAACCTCCGACATTCGCGCCTCACTTCCCGCCGCCAGCGGCGTCCACCATCCGCTGGCACACGAGCATCGTGCGCAGCATATCCAGCGACAGGTCGAGCCTGCCGTCGGCGTCTCCTTTGAGCGCGCCGCGGTCAACGAGTCGCTGCGCCTCTTCCTGCGCCCAGCCGGGCATGTCCTTGATCGTCTCGTACCGGGGGTTGCGTTCCGCTGCGTACTTGGTGCCGACCACAAGGCCACGGATCATATCCATGGACAGATCCAGATTGCCGCCGCCCACGCCGCCGAGTGCGCCTGCATCCACCAGCGCGCGCACCGTGTCCTGTGCCCAACTCGGGACTTCCTCGATCGTGTTGTACCTCACCATGTCATCCTCGTCCTCCTCGTCTGTAGTAGTGTTTTTCGGCGTCAGCATGGCCAGAAATGCCGTCCACTGCGCCGGGTCATCCACCCACGGCATGGGGCAGCGCTTGCCCGTCACGTCGTAGTGCCGCAGCACGTGCTCCGTGTCGATGCCATAGCGCTGCATGATCTCCCGCGCCAGCGCCGCGGCGTTTGCCACTGTCTCCGGCTTGATGTAGTAGCTGCCGTCGGCGCGCTTGCGGCTGCACATCTCGATGCCGATGCTGTTGGCATTGCGGCACTCGGGATGCCAGTACG from Clostridiales bacterium carries:
- a CDS encoding manganese catalase family protein, yielding MFVYEKKLEYPVRIRNANPALAKFICSQYGGPDGELGASLRYLSQRYAMPYPELSAILTDIGTEELGHLEMVGTIVYQLTRSMTPEQIKQSGYDTYFVDHTAGVFPQFASGTPWTAATIGVTGDVIADLSEDMSAEQKARKTYDNILRLCDDPDVTDVIRFLREREVVHYQRFGEALRLATEKMDQKNVYMTNPAFDRS
- a CDS encoding spore coat protein CotJB, coding for MDKCNFKQGPLPECAPLALAQTPMQQSSEPAYDRRMALARGTLFPGLDLPFMNMVNKPGDLSTPLCELMALDFVIRELNLYLDTHPDDREAFETLQKCIRMRAEGHKRYTEQCGPVTVSDLACADVYDWLNAPWPWQPEGEEK
- a CDS encoding MATE family efflux transporter, which produces MPEETLRENKMGTMPENKLLLSMAVPMMISMLVQALYNIVDSIFVSRICEDALTAVSMAFPLQNIIISIAVGFGVGINALLSRALGQKNAERVNQVAVNGLLLALLSYLLVLVAGLVGIRAYMRAQTDIESIVEYGITYLNICVLCSFGVFIEITFERFLQATGRTIYSMITQLVGAITNIILDPILIFGLLGFPKMGIAGAAWATVIGQCLGAVVAVILNHCKNPEIHLRLRHIRPSGKLMGEITAISIPSIIMSCISSLTCFVMNLILITFSSTAVAVFGVYFKLQSFVFMPVFGLNNGMVPIIAYNYGAQKPERIHKTIRLGMVYAVAIMVIGLLVFQLIPKELLLMFDASDAMLEIGAPALRIMSLAFIFAGISIVAGSSCQAFGYSVYSMFISIARQIVVLIPAAYLLSLSGVLRSVWFAFPIAEVASLILSLFFLRTTLKKTGMAMPKTK
- a CDS encoding type II toxin-antitoxin system HicB family antitoxin, with the protein product MTTKYVYPAIFEKEDCGYSVYFPDVEGCVTSGTTLAEAIEAAQDALCLMLYDMEERKEQTPAASDISAVQCGENQFCSLIDCDTMDYRKFYDKKAVKKTLTIPSWLNTMAEREEINFSAVLQKALRAELNI
- a CDS encoding type II toxin-antitoxin system HicA family toxin; the encoded protein is MKYSELIKLLQKSGCVVAREGRGHTVWCNPATGKRFTVGRHKTEDVPTGTLKSILKSAGLE
- a CDS encoding phage holin family protein — translated: MELGIASVAAITAITYLVGMAVKATEAADKWIPIICGATGLILGVVAWAMGVPDYPAHDWLNAAAVGIVSGWAATGLNQSVKQLTDK
- a CDS encoding N-acetylmuramoyl-L-alanine amidase, coding for MEFVSCDPSNYRAGRTQPVRYIVMHYTANNGDTARNNCDYYHRVGGLQASAHYFCDEYGAMQSVLECDTAWHCGARAYWHPECRNANSIGIEMCSRKRADGSYYIKPETVANAAALAREIMQRYGIDTEHVLRHYDVTGKRCPMPWVDDPAQWTAFLAMLTPKNTTTDEEDEDDMVRYNTIEEVPSWAQDTVRALVDAGALGGVGGGNLDLSMDMIRGLVVGTKYAAERNPRYETIKDMPGWAQEEAQRLVDRGALKGDADGRLDLSLDMLRTMLVCQRMVDAAGGGK